One Opitutus sp. ER46 genomic region harbors:
- a CDS encoding PA2169 family four-helix-bundle protein → MRPEEDIALSTLLALLRIYRDSAEGYATAARDLPDLEVRRELEPYRKELLRLVKECAKRIRVLRGDPDDAPATAAGGVHRTWMDLRSATAANPTAALLTEMERGEDIAVDAIKAALRTDGIDPATHALLQTHYEKIQAAHDRVKQLRDRATLART, encoded by the coding sequence ATGCGTCCCGAGGAAGACATTGCCCTGTCCACGCTCCTCGCGCTGTTGCGAATCTACCGCGACAGCGCCGAGGGCTATGCCACCGCCGCCCGCGATCTCCCTGACCTCGAGGTGCGCCGCGAACTCGAGCCGTACCGGAAGGAACTCCTCCGCCTCGTCAAGGAATGCGCCAAGCGGATTCGCGTCCTCCGAGGCGACCCGGACGATGCGCCCGCCACCGCAGCCGGCGGCGTCCATCGGACCTGGATGGACCTCCGTTCCGCCACCGCCGCTAACCCGACCGCGGCCCTGCTCACCGAAATGGAACGCGGCGAGGACATCGCCGTGGACGCGATCAAGGCGGCGCTGCGCACCGACGGGATCGATCCCGCGACGCACGCCCTCCTGCAGACCCATTACGAAAAGATCCAGGCCGCCCACGATCGCGTGAAACAATTGCGCGACCGCGCGACCCTCGCCCGGA
- a CDS encoding glycine--tRNA ligase, which translates to MSAESSAPAASMDAIVALAKRRGFIFQSSEIYGGLNGFFDYGPLGVELKKNIRDCWWNDMVRRREDVVGLESSIIMHPKVWEASGHVAGFTDPLVDCKVSKQRYRADQLFFAPVVVDGKVVGYVSALESERTTAALQEAAETLKRKKAIQGQLAPVQPRDMTEAKPEEIALIPSPATGEPGSLTPPRAFNMMFETYVGPMRDSSAVAYLRPETAQGMFVDFRNVTDTGRVKLPFGIAQVGKSFRNEITPRNFIFRSREFEQMEMEYFIHPDADWLKCHEEWLQWCQNWLLSIGLPASKLSLFEHAKEKLAFYSRRTVDIMFEYPFGVQELWGIAARSDYDLQQHQKFSGVPQTYFDEATKQKVVPHVIEPAVGVDRILLAVLCAGYAEEDVTDDKGKVEKRTVLRLSPRVAPVKVAVLPLLKNKEALVARAQALYTKLKRKYAVFYDEAGAIGRRYRRQDEIGTPWCVTIDFDTIEKDGTFTLRERDSMQQRRINEAELFALLDEAVY; encoded by the coding sequence ATGTCCGCCGAATCCTCCGCTCCTGCCGCGTCCATGGACGCCATCGTCGCGCTCGCGAAACGCCGTGGCTTCATCTTCCAGTCGTCCGAGATCTACGGCGGTTTGAACGGCTTCTTCGATTACGGTCCGCTGGGCGTGGAGTTGAAAAAGAATATTCGCGACTGCTGGTGGAACGACATGGTGCGCCGCCGCGAGGACGTGGTGGGCCTCGAGAGTTCGATCATCATGCACCCCAAGGTTTGGGAAGCGTCTGGCCACGTGGCCGGCTTCACGGATCCCCTGGTCGACTGCAAGGTGAGCAAGCAGCGTTACCGGGCGGACCAGCTGTTCTTCGCCCCCGTCGTGGTTGACGGCAAGGTGGTGGGCTACGTGTCGGCCCTCGAGAGCGAGCGCACGACGGCTGCGCTGCAGGAGGCGGCCGAGACCCTCAAGCGCAAGAAGGCGATCCAGGGCCAGCTCGCGCCGGTGCAGCCCCGCGACATGACCGAGGCGAAGCCGGAGGAGATCGCGCTGATACCGTCGCCGGCGACGGGCGAGCCGGGCAGCCTGACGCCCCCGCGCGCGTTCAACATGATGTTCGAGACGTACGTCGGCCCGATGCGCGACTCGTCGGCGGTGGCTTACCTGCGGCCGGAGACAGCGCAGGGCATGTTCGTGGATTTCCGCAACGTGACCGACACCGGCCGCGTAAAGCTGCCCTTTGGTATCGCTCAGGTGGGCAAGTCCTTCCGTAACGAGATCACGCCGCGCAACTTCATCTTCCGGTCGCGTGAGTTCGAGCAGATGGAAATGGAGTACTTCATCCATCCGGACGCCGACTGGCTGAAGTGCCACGAAGAGTGGCTGCAGTGGTGTCAGAACTGGCTGCTCTCGATCGGCTTGCCGGCTTCGAAGCTGTCGCTGTTTGAGCACGCGAAGGAGAAACTGGCGTTCTACTCGCGCCGGACGGTGGACATCATGTTCGAGTACCCGTTTGGCGTGCAGGAGCTTTGGGGTATCGCGGCGCGCAGCGACTACGATCTCCAGCAGCACCAGAAGTTCAGCGGCGTGCCGCAGACGTATTTCGACGAGGCGACGAAGCAGAAGGTCGTCCCGCACGTGATCGAGCCGGCGGTCGGCGTCGACCGCATTCTCCTGGCCGTGCTTTGCGCCGGCTATGCGGAGGAGGACGTGACTGACGACAAGGGCAAGGTCGAGAAGCGGACGGTGCTGCGGCTGTCGCCGCGCGTTGCCCCGGTGAAGGTGGCGGTGCTGCCCTTGTTGAAGAACAAGGAGGCGCTGGTGGCCCGGGCGCAGGCGCTCTACACGAAGCTGAAGCGCAAGTACGCGGTGTTCTACGACGAGGCGGGCGCGATTGGCCGCCGGTATCGTCGTCAGGACGAGATCGGCACGCCGTGGTGCGTGACCATCGACTTCGACACGATCGAGAAGGATGGCACCTTCACGCTGCGCGAGCGCGACTCCATGCAGCAGCGCCGGATCAACGAAGCCGAGCTCTTCGCGCTGCTGGACGAAGCCGTGTACTGA